Within the Cyanobacteriota bacterium genome, the region GAACTTAAAGTCTTCCTCTAGTTCAGCAACTGTTACATCAAAAAAGACAATCTTTTCTGGCAGGATGTCGTGATACATAATCACAGGTACCTTTGCCGATCGAGCATATTCATTAATTTCAGTAGAACTGCCCGCACTCACCAGCGCCAAAAAACTAGGCACGAGTTGCTCAGCCAGGAACTGCAAGCCAACTTTGGGCAAGGTTGCCCAACTGGTAATCTCCACCAGGCTGCCTGTCAACTGTGCAGGAAAAGGCATAGTAGTTGTTTCCTGGGTGCAGAGTTGCCCTAAATCTAGTTTATTCCCCTTCTCATCCCTATCCCAGACCGACGGCAAATCTAAAGGGTTAGAGCTGTTAGATGGAATGTCTGTCTGAGCCTTACCCACTGGAGGTAACATCGCTAAACTCATCAAGGAAACCATTAGTGCCGTTTGTAATTTCTGCATAGGTGACTTTAGTGCCAAGAGAAGGGACAGTTACAATACTGAAAGCGTTGTAAACGTGTTTACCATCAAAATATCCAAACATCAAAATATCCAAACACTAATAGTATTCGGCTAACGCCAGACTAGCAATACATTAAGGAATGATTAAGGTGACCCCATGACCCGTGCCCCTCTCAGTTGGACAGAACTCGCAGCCCTCGGAACGATGCAGGTAGATCCTGTCAATGGTGCAACTAATGCTCAATCGTGCCTACGATTATTTGGTAAGCCTGAAGCTGATGTACGAGTCACTTTATATCGCGATCGTCACGCATGGTGCCCCTACTGCCAAAAGGTTTGGCTGTGGTTAGAGGAAAAGCAAATTCCCTACCAAGTCAAAAAAATTACTATGTTTTGCTATGGTGAAAAAGAAAGCTGGTACAAGCGGAAAGTGCCCTCAGGGATGTTACCGGCGCTCGAACTGGATGGACAGTTGATCACAGAGAGCGATGATATTCTTCTAGCCTTGGAACAGGCATTTGGGCCACTAACCCACAGTATGACTAATCCACGGGTGCTACCCTTGCGGCGCTTGGAGCGGCTGCTGTTTAGAGCTTGGTGTACTTGGCTGTGCTATCCCACTGTAGTGCCTTGGCAAGAGCAACAACACCGTGACCAGTTCATTAACACGGTTGCTCAAGTAGAGGCAGCACTGGCAAATACGCCTGGCCCCTATTTTCTAGAGGATTTTGGCACAGTGGATGTTGTATTTGTCCCCTACGTGGAGCGCATGAATGCTAGTCTGTATTACTACAAGGGTTATTCGCTGCGAGAGGAAAATGCTCGTCTGGCAGCTTGGTTCGATGCTATGGAAAGCCGCCCTGCCTATCGTGGAACCCAGAGCGATTTCCATACCCATGTGCATGATTTGCCCCCCCAGATGGGTGGATGCTGGCAAAATAGTGATCCTCAAACTCGTATTCATCAACTGCGCGTCGATCGTGGCCCGTGGCTAGGCTTGCCCGATGCTAACTATCCAGAGCCAGAAACCTCGCGAGTGGAGGCTCTACACCGAGTTGTGAAGCACCACCGCAATATCATCCGTGTGAACCCAGCGGATGACAGCCTGATGGACGAGGCATTGCGCTGTGCGTTGACCTATCTGATTACAGGGGAAACTTGTACACCCCCAGCAGGGGCCGATCGCGCCCTACGGTATCTGCGCGATCGCATTAGCGTTCCCCGTGATATGTCCATCTATGCTGCTAAGCGGCTGCGGGAAGCTCTAGAAACCACAGCAGCACTGGTAGGTGATGGGCAAGGAGAGCCAATTCCTACTCAGCATCGTCGAGATCAAGACCCCGCTAACTTTGCCTTGGTGTAACCCTAATGGCGAGCAGCTAAGTACAGGATAATAGTAACCGAGAACTACTCAGCACTAGAACCATTAGGGTCACCGTTAGTTTGGACAAAGCCCTTCAGTTGGTTCACTAGACTACCTAGCTTACCCTCCTCGAGTAGGGTGTTAATTAATGCCAGTCCACTCGTAGATAGTAGCAGCTTGTTGATGTCCTCTGTACCGTTGCCATTGGCACCAGGGAAGGCATAAATGCGTGTGTCGCCCAGCACGCCAGGTTGTGGGGCAAGGGCAGTAAGGACTTCAGGCAGCTTTTCTGCCAGTTGTGGCCAGATGGTCTTAATGACTTCAGCAGTAAGGTTGGCATTGCTAATGATGTTGCGGGCAGCTAACTGAGCCTGGATGCCCTCTGCTTCTGCTAGGGCTTTGTCGCGGTTGGCCTCAGCTAGGGTACGGATGGCCTCGGCTTCTAGTTCAGCGGCCTGCTTAGCGATTTCTGCCTGTCGCTTACGCCGGAACGCATCAATCTCTACCACGTTTTGCTCACCAATGCGGCGCTCTTCTGCTTCTCGCTGGGCGGCAATCACTGCTAGTTGGCGCTGTCGTTCTGCTACTTCTACCTCAGTAGCAGTTGTCACTGCTGACTCTGCCTTAGCTCGCTGTGCTTCTGCCTGGAAGCTCTCTTTGCGCTTAGTGGCAATGGCGATCGCCACATCCTCTTGGGCAATGCGC harbors:
- a CDS encoding glutathione S-transferase family protein, producing MTRAPLSWTELAALGTMQVDPVNGATNAQSCLRLFGKPEADVRVTLYRDRHAWCPYCQKVWLWLEEKQIPYQVKKITMFCYGEKESWYKRKVPSGMLPALELDGQLITESDDILLALEQAFGPLTHSMTNPRVLPLRRLERLLFRAWCTWLCYPTVVPWQEQQHRDQFINTVAQVEAALANTPGPYFLEDFGTVDVVFVPYVERMNASLYYYKGYSLREENARLAAWFDAMESRPAYRGTQSDFHTHVHDLPPQMGGCWQNSDPQTRIHQLRVDRGPWLGLPDANYPEPETSRVEALHRVVKHHRNIIRVNPADDSLMDEALRCALTYLITGETCTPPAGADRALRYLRDRISVPRDMSIYAAKRLREALETTAALVGDGQGEPIPTQHRRDQDPANFALV